The sequence cccaccaccgccaccaccactgtccaccacaaccaccaccgtacgccacagcaccaccaccaccatcgtccTCCACCAGCCAGCACCACCACTATCGACCACCGCCGATCACCAacgccgccgaccaccaccaacacctgccgcacctctaccagcaccacgaccgtccaccaccaccaccgaccaaaaattagatgaaaccaattttggtttcatcattaatacgatgaaaccgatattggtttcatcataaaataagatgaaactgatagacgcatttatgtgtttaatttttccaaattgtatatattgttagtgctcgattttgtacttatttggttattttatgtctttgtaggtgtttttggagaaataagcttttgcggcgaattggctcaaaatgtggcatttgaacctccgtaaataacgtaccagaagctccccagaagtatgccagagacaccccagaaataccccggaggaaccccgaaaaagtgcggaaaacatcccagaaaaattactaaaggcacccaagttttggttatttccacccaataattttatttcaaccccacttgctattcgcaccccatcagaggataggggcatccttcttcacatttcaaattgacgttttggcgggaaaatgtttccAACGAGAACAGAATTTAGGGTTCGATTGTTAGGCTATTttgggagagattcaatcgccaatATCAACTAGGATGGACTCTAATGGACTTAACAGAGCTTTTATGGGCAATTTCCTCGATCCAATTGGGCTGAATCGTCGATTCCAAGCAAAACATAGGGCTGTCTTTCACGGGTCTTCTGTGGAGTTGGTTTTGCGAGATACGTGCAGATAAGGGAAAGTTAGGATAAAGAATATCTTCTATGGGATATTTACTGAATCCTAAGAATAATTGTAACAACCAGGGACGCGTACATAAGCTAAAaaagagattttctctcaactgttgaccgaagagaatacaaagaatattcatagataaactcggatttgtggGTTTTGCTAGGTATAAAAAGGATGGTTTGAGTCTTAGAAAAGGgatcaagaagtttggggaagtttagagaccacagagacgcagcagagaggctggatgacgaagaacaggaagttgcaggaaatcttcctgctgctgctcgaagaagaagaagacgaagaacagacagtcagaaaccgtcgttcttcaacagaggCAGCAGCAGTTTGCAtgtgtcgttgtttacagcaGTATCGTCTTATAGTTCTTTCTTTGACGCCTTCTGTGAGTCTCAGAATCGCTGTATTATAATTTctaactcttttaatcatactttgagcatcaataatgtattttgagaacatgattaatatgagtagctaaatcccaacactgggatgatggaggaagccgttctttacgcatatgataattatatttaattcttttatgactacttgcacttttattaattgttttacgatttttcttaattggttgttatatcgtatgatgatgtatgcttggtcgaagttcttttgatgcgtcatgctagtgatttacaatcaatcttctaaaaatctaccttggcaagaataagagtcgatatcatttgagctataattgtttgggaataaatatatgaattgtgtgaatgattaatggtggaatcctgagtcctagtatctcttgatcttgtgacatattttgtatatacaattttgtttttaaatcttttcaagtccgagcaacgaactcttatttaccgcattaaaattattacaacagaaaccataattggtttcctGAGaattcaattgcaagaaaacttataagaggtattatacatgttcATTGATAGAAAGACAGCATTGAAATTTCATGATTGACATGGCATGCCTAAATGTTATTTCGCAAAGCTTCGAAACACCAACGGATGAAACGTAACTAAACAAGTGAACCTTAGTCGAAGATCGATCCTGTTTCCGGAAACGCATATATAACCAATTATTGTAACCACAAAAATCTAAGAAATCCATTCAAAATAGACACAAAATTGCAGATATGCAGATGCAGCATAACAAAAGTATACAAGATAAAAATATATCGGAGCTAGGCAGAGCATCTGTTAACAATGAAACTTGAACGGCTCATCCAAGACTGTACAATAAGGTAAGTGCATAGATGTGTTGTTTCGCATATATATCAGTCATAGTCATAGAATGAGACAAGATGGATAAAATTGTGCAGATCTTAGTTAAAAACTCACAGTGATGAATTTGTCAGTGTTTTGGCCATTAGCGCGATAGTATTTATTGGCTAGAGGAATTTGCACTACTCCTGATGGACCCAACTTATCTTTATATACCACTGGGGGAGAAGGGGGAGACTTGTGAACTGCAGGTACATTTTGAACTGGGGGTCTGAGTAGTAGAAGCAGTTGAAGCAGCAACAAGTGCAACAGGTGCAGATGGTTTTGGTTCCTCAGGAGCAGCAAAGAGATATCCTAAAAACTCTCACCTCCTCCATAACTGACTCCACGACCCATTTATCTGAAACACCAACAAGATTGGTTTCATCGACAtaaaatctagaaaaaaaaatcacatattaGATGAAACAAAAATTTCATTTAAACCTCAGCAACATCATTAGTTACAGCTAGAATTCAAACCACACAACTACctaaacattatcacattcagtTTCATAACATTCTGTAAAGCACCCACCAACAACATTTTGTAACTCAACTTTTTATGTTTCAGACTTAACGTAAACACAAATACCACTTCTTTGATTCAAAGCACATAATCTCCATCACAGCTAGCATTGTAAATCCTAATCCACAGatatcaaacacaacaacaattcaaactcataaacaaaattcaatTCAAGTAAGGATAAGATtagatggaaccaattttggtttcattataaatacgatgaaaccaaaattggtttcatcataaataagatgaaaccataattggtttcgtcAGATATAAACCATGATTCATTCTGTTTGACCACACCAATAGCAATAACCTGTGTTGgcttataaaaaaaataacttgAAACTCGCATAAATATTGTAAGGCATGGACACACAGAGGTCTCAATATTCAGAACATGGTCATTCAATTCATTCATTATAGCCAAAGCCCAAAGGTAAGTCATACAAGCAAAATAAGGAGGCATACTTCTTCACACTAATGGGAGAAACATAAGTTAGTCGCAATTTTCCGATAAAATATGCACATTGTACCTATGTCCTATCAGTGATCACAAAGATTATGATGTTTTTTCCATTACTAAAAATATACACAAACCTCCTTCCCAAAAGACCATGGCTCATGATCAACCGTTCCCTTTTCAGAATAGCCTCGGCAAAAAGGATGTTGACAACAAAAATTTATAAATTagcaaaaattagatgaaacccattttggtttcatcataaatagatgaaaccatttttggttccaTCATAGCTAAGATGAAAACATAATTGGTTTCGTTCAAATGTCTATTCAACTACAATAAAATTAGAAAGAGGTATTATACACGTCCATTGATAGAAAATGTCATGATTGACATGGCATGCCTAAATGCTATTTCACAAAGCTTTGAAAACACTAACGGATGAAACGTAGCTAAACAAAGTGCTCACCACCAGAAAGTTACTAAGATGAACTTATTTTCTCCCCAGTTGTTTAAGTTGCAGGTAAGACTATACGAGCTGCAAATACTTTGCAAGTAGATACTACATTACCTATCTCTACATTTTCAGCACAAATAATAATATTTAGAAATTATGGAGCTACATTAACTTCACCACAAAGAAAAATGAGAGAACTAGTTTTGTTATGCCCAAAGCTAATCGCATAACACATGCTTACCCATTATGTATCCAAGCATCCCTTCAAATTTTCAAATACATACTGGATGTCGAATGTGAACTCGCAGAgtttcaccttcttctcttccaAATAGTTACTTACTTTATAGACTGACTGGAACCTGCGAACACATAAAAGTACGCATCAAATAACCAAATAATAACAGTATTAATGTGACAAAACCGTATCAATGTGGCAAAACCGAAGAACAGGGACGATAACAACAAAACAGTAATATGCTCTATTAATGAGTATCAATATATATCTAACACATGCCAGGTAACTACAGAAGATTATCAAAAGTGAACCCTGAGCTTTGAAGCAGCATGAGGCCATATACCCAGACTGATTTAAATAAGGATGTCAGGCCTGTAATCTTAATCAaaacaaatataagaaaaaacAACACCCACCCTTTTGCATGATGAGATATAAACACGAGAACTTGATGAGCTAGCATTGTCTTGTGTGCGTCAGTTAATTTCATTTGTAAGACAATGATACATGGGCATACTCATAACAGGCATCAGCCAACTAAAAGGCATTCCCATAACAGTTAGGTACATGTTTTTAGTTCTTCAGCATCAAGAGTCCATAATGGATAAGTAAAATCAGCTACCTCGTTGTGCATGATAAAATAAATATGTGTCCGTTCTTGTAATGCAAAGTTCTGAAAGCACATGTGCCGGAAGATGTGAGATTGATGCAAAAAAACTAAGCTACTTCATAATCTAAGCAACATAAAATAAAAAGTGATGGAAGATAATGGGAGAAAGGAGAGGACAAGGATGGTAAAAAGTTCCCTAACAATGCATCTCTAATTGAATTGCAAAGCTCTATCAGTAGAAAATTTAATGAAATGTTCACCTGCTTAGAACTCATTATAAAGTAGAAACCTAAATATAAGAGAGACTGTGTATCGATGTTGACCAGCATCTTTGATTTCTTTGGTGATGTACAATAAGTGTAGGACCCTAGGTAACAAACATTGGATCTTACTGGCAGCTCACGAATAAAACTTCAATTCTGCAATGTCAAGAAGCCTCTGGTTACCCGATATACAAAAACCACTGTGTTCCAAGACTAGTTTCCCAAACCACTCAGTTTTGAGATTGACATCTATGTTTACACCAGTAATATTATTCCACCAACAAATCAATTaacaccaaaaagaaaaaaattcaaccTTTCTTTGGGATTTTCAATTCCCAGTTTCAACAAAATTCACAACAAAACAAGATCCCGTAtctaatttaattaaaaaaatcaatgaaATAATAAGATTTTAATTACTTACCAACTTCAAATTACCATTAAAATTCATCGTTTCTCCCAAGACAAACACCAGCAGATGAAATTGAATCTCCGTCTTCATTTCCACCATGAGATAAATTCGCCACCATCACCGCCTTGGTTTCACTAATTGAGTTTGTAATAATAGTCAAATACATGAATCATTTCGGCTCACTCTCAGATTCAATCGTATTACTATCAATCAATTCAACTTATTGCTTGTGGTGGTGGAGgaaaaggaggaagaagaggaggtgttgttggtggggttggggaagaagaaaacaaggaaaagaaGGTGTGGATTTGCTAGAGGtacagaagaagaaggagaaggtgttgctgctggtggtgaaGGGGGAGGAGGATGGGATTGAGAGGATCTGGTGTTGATGTCAAATCTAAACGTCGTAACTGGTTGGTGGTCGCGGAGGTACTGTTGGTGGCGATGTAAATGGTAGTAGCAGAAAAAAGAAGGTTGGTATTAGATCTGAAACTGGTGGTGGTTTATGGTGGTGCGGCGGTTGGaggtggtggtgttgttaggTAAGGAGGAAAAGGAAATGAAttaagagtgaagaagaaaaatttatatGCATATGCATACAGCGAAGGGCAAGATTGGGAAGTCAAAAGAGTAATGAAAACTAAATTTAATAATTTTAAATTGAAATGAAGTTTTTGTCTCATTTCATTTATCCTAAATACTATGGCTGGTGTTCGTGTAACTCAAAGACTATCACCTTGGTTTTTTatagttataaaaaaaaaagggtatatttgatagtttaagggaaaagtatgtctataaacagagcgGACAGATAAAACTGGACAGACCAAAGTAGAAATTAGGACAGATAAAAatggacagagggagtatatatTTGAGTAATTACAGCAAATATTGTAACTAACGATTGTTAAAATTACAGTTATGCCCAATATTCGGAAATATTTACAAGAGTTCGTCCCATACGAACTCAGGATTTGCAAGTATTTATCGTACTAGTACTAGCCTTGTAAGTTATCAATATGTTATTAGCATATACTTGTCCCTTCTGCTTGAATTAGATACCGATTACCAACATTTGTATAAGATTTACACCAGCGATCACATTTTCCCTCGTCAAACTTCAACCACTACTGCTTTAGTTCGGCCTTTAGTTCGGCCAGTTCCTTCCCATGACCCTGCAAGAATAAAGATCTCAATTTCCAATGATGAGAGAAACCAGTAACAGATCGAGGTAAGTGGAAAACAAAATGTAGAATGAGGATGAGTATGCATTCAATGCTCTAAGTTAAAGTTGTGAAGCTCAGCAGTTGGTCTCTACTTTGTGGTGCATGTATCGGTTGATTAACCATTACCACTGGCTTGTAGGTCCTCAACTCAACAGCTTTAACTTGTTCAGGAAAACACACTGAGCCGTCGACCATTGAGTTCTTTGATGAACACCTCATAAAGGGTTCGCCAACACTTTTCCGACCGTTTCTGCATTAGAATCCAATCTAAAGCCAGCTCGTACTCGATAGTGTTAGGTTGTGCACAGTGTGACGTTGATAATGCCTTTGCCTGAAAACCAGAAGTCCAACACTGAGAAGTGAAGAAATAAATACATTTTGGAAAATTAACAGGAAAAAACAAGACTAAGAAGAGCAGGCAGTTCAGTTCTTTACCCACTCTCGATTCTTGTTCATTCTATTCACCATCAGATGGCCAATCATTGTTGCTGATTTGTCACGCAAAACCCTTGGAACTCCTCTTTGAGCAATTAGGGGTCTGAATACAAACAAACTCAAATATATTAAGTAGTGATAAATTTCCAAAAAGACCCTACTGATCCTCCAAAAAAAATCTtttgttaactttttttttttttggaacgcAATCAGGTGAAGATGGTGTCAGTCTAGATCTGCACTATTCAAATAGCAGAGAGAGACCACATAATTTTATTTACTCATGTGACTAAATGATGATATGCTTTGACAAACTTCAGGTGCAAGTATAAGTAGAGATACCTTCCATTTGGAAGCATTAGACACCTACTGCCCAATTCGCTAATCACCATCTCTGCCTGCGCCtctgttttgaaaatcaaaagagCTTGACCTAAAATAGAAAGAAATTAACTGCGAGAGGTTAATAGAGCCACATCTTGCTCCTAATCTTACAAACCAAACTACATATAAAGGAACACAGCATGCTGACAGGATAAATGATAATAGTTACCAGACTCAATTGGATCATTTACCATTGTGAGGGCTAGAGAATGTACTCTGTTCTAACACCTTTGCAGTGCACCTTACGTTCAAATAGGTCCTTACTATATCCTGAAATAAAACAATACAGATCACAAAGTAAAACAGAGAAATTATGGGGCAGCACTCTCATAATGGAGATGCAAAAATATTCATAAAAAGCTGAAACCTAAAGAAACAATGGTTATGTACAAATTTCAAATAGAACTAGAAATTTCATGCCTACCTCAATTTCACCTGATGCATAGGACGGGTCCAAGTTTTGAAGTTGAACAAGGGTTCCTTTCTCACAGGCAAGATCCATTCTTTGCTCCCATGTCTGAAAAACATCATATGCATAACTTTAACAAATGCACAAACACAaaatgataattttccaaggaagAAATAGAAAGTCTGTATACAcaatctttttcttttgaaaggaAGAAACTGCTAGTACATATATGTAATTGCTTAGCACAACTTCAATTTTCATTCCACACAGTTTCTTATCTTAAAAAATCACAAAGCTTAAAGATTTTAAATCAATGTTCCAGGAAAATGAAATTGCTGTAAAATGAAGCCTAGTTCACTAAGAAAAGCAGTACTTACAAGTTGCTTGAACCATTTGCTTCTGTCCTGAAATATAAATGGAGAAAGTAGGAAAGCATGAGAGGGAATATAAGAAACAAACAATAAAGTGTAAATTCAAATTCAAACATCATTTATATATAAAAAGTCATACAACTACGCAAGCCCACAAACTGTTTATCAAATAACGATCCCCCATCAAGCAGGTATATCTTACTCACATTTGAAACTAATTTTGATTTATCTAATGCTTCCCTTTTTCAGACAAAAGCTGGATCAAGTTTCTACGCTCCTAATGTATTCCAGTGGTCTACACACAAGATTGACGTATAATACTTCTGGCGTGAAGAAAAATACACATCTTCAGAAAATCTTTCAGCACATAAGCAATGTGTGTGAATATATTATTGATCTGGATACTGAGAAAGATTATACTATGCTGAACCTATATGGTGCTTAAGCTATCGAATTGCAAGTTTACCCAAAATATTTGGCATTGCTGCCTATTTAGACCCCAGGACATGTGTTCCACTCAGCTTTAAAAACTTATTTTACATCTACTATGATGCCAATGTTCCTCGAACACAAGTAAATATCATGTGATAGACACTGCAAGAactaatactttttttttttggaaagacctgaatgagaagaaaaaaaattcttccttgGGGGAATGGAAGGAGAACTTACAACATCTACCTTTTGCTGGGTCTCCGAAGTGAGGCTATCACTTGAGAACATTCTCTTAACCTGGGAAGCTTCAGGTGCTTCCTCATTTGGAAGCCTGGTCACTCTATTACTAAGATTCTCAGTACTAGTTATCCCTCTGTAATGTTCTCCGAGATCTTTGGCACGTACTGTTTCTCTTCTTTCAACCAGGTCTGgttttttcatgttgagatgttGAATATCAGCTCTGCTCTTTTCTGCCAATTGATCATGCATAGCATAATCTTTTCAGGAGCAACTTCTCTATCTGGAAATTTGGTTGGTCTCTTACTAGGAATTATAGGATTGAAGATCCCTTCATCGTGTTGAATATAATCTTTTTTTGGCTCTTTGATGTCGGCACATCTGGTGTTCAGAGAGTTTTTCATCTTACGGTAGTAGGTATCAGCTGTGGTAAGCTTCTTGGGCACTGGTTTAAGAGCAACTTCTTTATCAGTAAACTTGGTAAGTTTATTTAGGCCCGTGCTACTTAAGATCCCTCTGTTTAGGTTCGTGCTACTTAAGATCCCTCGATTAGCTGGTTGAAAAGACTCCGCTGCTGTTACTTTTGTCTTCTTATGTTGAAAATCGAGTTGCATATCATCCCCTTGTGCCAATTCAGGATTTGCTTTAATTCTGTCCAGGCCAACTGGCTGGTCATGTCTTACATGTAAGATTGCAGGATCCTTGCATCTCATTCTTGGCTTTCGTGCCCCCGCTGCATTACCCATAACTTCTCCGCCTTGTAATGGAGGAGAGGAAAGCGAAGGTGGTTTCCGCAAATCACCAAGCCTAACATTTTCCTCAAAAGAACCACTCTGAAATGGGCCCGAATGATACACTAAACCTTCAACAGGTTTCAGCTTAGCCTCTTTAGTTTGGAGGATAGTAGCAGCCTTTATCTTGTCCATAGCAGGACCACTAGATTTGGGGTTCTCTACTTCTGCCACATGCGGAAAGATCAAAACTTACTTTAAAGTTTCAAGCATCGGTTAAACTTAGCATTTCAATATCAAATGACAGTAACAAGTTCCAGGATTACCTTTGGATTCCTGATATCTGCTCAGCTTTGAGTACTCTTTATTATTAAAAAAGTGCTCGACTGAAATGGATACAGGATAGAATATCACGACAACTacaaattaaaaaaacaaaataaaaaaaacaaaagactGTCCACCTGCAATTTCGAATATATTGTTATCCAGTTGATCCGAAAAAGTGCATTCGTGAACATCAAATGTGCGGGAGAACACAAAATCAGCCGTGCTTAGTTCTTGATTAGAAGGTTGTGGGTTTCTTTTGTCCTCTGATGTGCAAATCACAATGCATTTCCCCAAAATTGCTTCCTGAACAATTCCAAGTATATCATGTCATGACATGCTAAGAACAACttcatcaaaattcagttcaagtAACAAAAAAGAAGATGTACTTAGAATGTACGACATCACattcaaaaaattcaattgaataGGAATACCAGCAGTGCACTAACGTAAGTTGAGAATAGTAAATGTGCAAACTCTAAAGTGATTACACATAGAAAAAGGATGCCTTCGAAAGGAGAAATCATGTTACAAAGCGAGAAACAGTATATAATTTGATACATCCCGATGAGAAATTTAATAATTTGTCAAATGAATGCTACCAATGAAGTAAGGTTTTACCAGAAAATCCAAGAAAGAATTCAGTTACTCAATCTTCCTTGTATTGATGTTCCTAGAGAATGAAAACGGACAGAATTCATTTGTTGCTTGCAAATCCATATTCGGTGCATGCCCAAACTTCAAAACTACAAGAATGTTGATGAATGCTACTGAACTAGTAATTCCTTTAATGGACAAGACTGGAACATAAATCAGTAGGAAGGGGGTGACAGATTAGTAAAGGCTCAAAACGGGCGGATTTGAATGTACAATTCTGATCTATCTAACTGACAAGGAAATGCTAGTGGGGTAGCTTTTACTGCAACAAGATGATCTTTTCATGACATGACAAGCTTCTCTTCGATTAAATAGAGAATTTCTACTTAACTCTTGCTTTTTCTTCTCTTAAATcagtaattgggggatatgaaaaaGCTCGGACGAAGAGGCGTCTTAAGCTAAGCCATCATATTGGTAGTCAAATATGAAGGAAATGACCTAAGCTAAGCCATCATATAATCTCAAGTAATGCCCACTGAAATAATAAGTCCCACTTAGGATCTGACTAGCCATAACAACAACAGAGATACAGAACCTAACAACACTACATGATCAGAAGCATCAAATTATTGGGTAAAACTCTAGAAAAATTGACAACTATTGTTTAATAAAGTGAACTATATAAGGAGTAAATCATTAATTGTTACCACAGGATTGATGTTGGCAACGCCTGAACCTTTCCCAGACGCTAAGAATATCTCGTGCACAAGGTAAGTAATCTCTCGGATTCGAAGCCAATTTGGTAAATCAGAAGGCCGAAAAAACCATATTATCTTAACTTTCCTCCTATAGCTTGGATGATCCATAATCTTGACAATCTTCCCTATGTAAGGAGCCTCTGAATCATCTGGTGGTTGCAAATAAACACAATCATAGAGAAAATATTCAACCCCTTCGAAAGTAAATGATTCGTAAAGATGAACATTGTTGTGTGATTTCTCCTTAAGTTTACCCCACTTAAAATCCCATTGGTtatcagtttcttcttcgtcatcCCAAGAGATTGCTTATAAATCtatggaaaaaaaaatcagtttagTAGATAATATTGAAGAACCTACAACAAAATAGAAGTTATTTCAGCTGTggacgaacaaaaaaaaaaagattcatagAACAAACAcattgaaaccctaaaaaataaaagCTCAGTATAAATGAAAGAAAACGGGTAGTGAGGAAGTTTGAGAAAGTGGGAGAGATAGCCTACTACAAGGTGGAAGAAGTTTCGTGGAGAATGCAGAAACCAAAGGCTATTAGATGAGTCGATGATAATGGTTACTAATAAAAACGACAGAGCATCTCTGCGCTCAGTGCGATTTCAGAGGAAGACACGGAGTATAATCTTTTTTCAAATAACTGAAAATGGTCGGGAAAAGTTGGAAACACGAAGTTGGTGAAGTATTTCTATCATGCGCGTTACGTGAAAGAGATGTTTATAACTTGCGCCTACCTGTCCTATAGTCTATACTGTATGGAgcagagagattttttttttttttccggaaaGAGGCTAACCTCGATGCATATAATAAGAAAGCCAATTTGGGAAATTGGTAACCTTACAAGAGTTTTTCAAGATCATAAAAAAGCCATACAAGTTGTAGTATCTCCACCAATTCCTGC comes from Papaver somniferum cultivar HN1 chromosome 7, ASM357369v1, whole genome shotgun sequence and encodes:
- the LOC113297872 gene encoding protein ANTI-SILENCING 1-like isoform X1, with translation MHDQLAEKSRADIQHLNMKKPDLVERRETVRAKDLGEHYRGITSTENLSNRVTRLPNEEAPEASQVKRMFSSDSLTSETQQKVDVDRSKWFKQLTWEQRMDLACEKGTLVQLQNLDPSYASGEIEDIVRTYLNVRCTAKVLEQSTFSSPHNGQALLIFKTEAQAEMVISELGSRCLMLPNGRPLIAQRGVPRVLRDKSATMIGHLMVNRMNKNREWAKALSTSHCAQPNTIEYELALDWILMQKRSEKCWRTLYEVFIKELNGRRLSVFS
- the LOC113297872 gene encoding protein ANTI-SILENCING 1-like isoform X4, yielding MHDQLAEKSRADIQHLNMKKPDLVERRETVRAKDLGEHYRGITSTENLSNRVTRLPNEEAPEASQVKRMFSSDSLTSETQQKVDVDRSKWFKQLTWEQRMDLACEKGTLVQLQNLDPSYASGEIEDIVRTYLNVRCTAKVLEQSTFSSPHNGQALLIFKTEAQAEMVISELGSRCLMLPNGRPLIAQRGVPRVLRDKSATMIGHLMVNRMNKNREQRHYQRHTVHNLTLSSTSWL
- the LOC113297872 gene encoding protein ANTI-SILENCING 1-like isoform X2, which translates into the protein MHDQLAEKSRADIQHLNMKKPDLVERRETVRAKDLGEHYRGITSTENLSNRVTRLPNEEAPEASQVKRMFSSDSLTSETQQKDRSKWFKQLTWEQRMDLACEKGTLVQLQNLDPSYASGEIEDIVRTYLNVRCTAKVLEQSTFSSPHNGQALLIFKTEAQAEMVISELGSRCLMLPNGRPLIAQRGVPRVLRDKSATMIGHLMVNRMNKNREWAKALSTSHCAQPNTIEYELALDWILMQKRSEKCWRTLYEVFIKELNGRRLSVFS
- the LOC113297872 gene encoding protein ANTI-SILENCING 1-like isoform X3, yielding MHDQLAEKSRADIQHLNMKKPDLVERRETVRAKDLGEHYRGITSTENLSNRVTRLPNEEAPEASQVKRMFSSDSLTSETQQKVDVTWEQRMDLACEKGTLVQLQNLDPSYASGEIEDIVRTYLNVRCTAKVLEQSTFSSPHNGQALLIFKTEAQAEMVISELGSRCLMLPNGRPLIAQRGVPRVLRDKSATMIGHLMVNRMNKNREWAKALSTSHCAQPNTIEYELALDWILMQKRSEKCWRTLYEVFIKELNGRRLSVFS